One Fundidesulfovibrio terrae genomic window carries:
- the tssA gene encoding type VI secretion system protein TssA — MDIRDVGKFPVSEAKPAGDDPSYEPEFEQLQAEIDKLSMPSASGQGIDWDKVLKLGEGVLTTKGKHLPTAAYMAVALMKKKAIPGLADGVNLLADVATTFWETLYPPKNRMRGRANAIGWFREQVRAFFDAYTTDAAFPKDLADRLVLGFDTLDRFVADNIPDGPGLRDLLEFVKRLPVEAPKEETPPPAPADTGAPVQTGSGPAQGGGQAAPRPAATQSAAATPTPSDPAAAVEECLSRMIATAAVLLEADAGDPRAYALNRLGAWLKVDGLPPAEQGQTMIPPPDESIKSSIAQLVSGRQFEAAARRAESQVPVYLFWLDLSRLSAEALDSLGAKGAPALDALKAQAALYVARLKGIENMSFSDGTPFADAQTKTWLKSFALGSGQAVDAALSDSQLGKALEEARGLASQKKFVEAVTTLQDALRQARSGRERFDGLIAVATTLSQSGRADLAGPNIDELLGLIDQYRLEQWEPDTALRGLLAAYDVLSLDGDNEGKVRTRQVLSRIARINPAAAMRVSG, encoded by the coding sequence ATGGACATACGCGACGTAGGCAAGTTTCCCGTTTCCGAGGCGAAGCCCGCCGGAGATGACCCCTCATACGAACCCGAATTCGAACAGCTCCAGGCAGAGATCGACAAGCTCTCCATGCCCTCGGCCAGCGGCCAGGGCATCGACTGGGACAAGGTGCTCAAGCTCGGCGAGGGAGTCCTCACCACCAAGGGCAAGCACCTGCCCACGGCGGCCTACATGGCCGTGGCCCTCATGAAGAAAAAGGCCATCCCCGGACTGGCCGACGGCGTGAACCTGCTGGCCGACGTGGCCACCACATTCTGGGAAACCCTCTACCCTCCCAAGAACCGCATGCGCGGGCGCGCCAACGCCATCGGCTGGTTCCGCGAACAGGTGCGCGCCTTCTTCGACGCCTACACCACCGACGCCGCCTTCCCCAAGGATCTGGCCGACCGGCTGGTCTTGGGCTTCGACACCCTGGACCGCTTCGTGGCCGACAACATTCCCGACGGGCCGGGCCTGCGCGACCTGTTGGAGTTCGTCAAACGCCTGCCCGTGGAGGCACCCAAGGAGGAAACTCCTCCGCCGGCTCCGGCCGATACGGGAGCGCCGGTGCAGACTGGCTCCGGTCCGGCCCAAGGGGGAGGGCAGGCCGCTCCGCGCCCGGCCGCCACGCAATCGGCCGCCGCAACGCCCACGCCCTCGGACCCGGCCGCCGCCGTGGAGGAGTGCCTGAGCCGGATGATCGCCACGGCAGCCGTACTCCTGGAGGCCGACGCGGGCGACCCCAGGGCCTACGCCCTGAATCGCCTGGGCGCGTGGCTCAAGGTCGACGGCCTGCCCCCGGCCGAGCAGGGCCAGACCATGATCCCCCCGCCGGACGAGAGCATAAAATCCTCCATCGCCCAGCTCGTCTCGGGCCGCCAGTTCGAGGCGGCCGCCCGCCGGGCGGAATCCCAGGTGCCGGTGTACCTCTTCTGGCTGGACCTCTCCCGCCTGTCCGCCGAGGCCCTGGACTCCCTCGGCGCCAAGGGCGCCCCGGCCCTGGACGCCCTGAAGGCCCAGGCGGCCCTCTACGTGGCCCGGCTCAAGGGCATCGAGAACATGAGCTTCTCGGACGGCACCCCCTTCGCCGACGCCCAGACCAAGACCTGGCTTAAGTCCTTCGCCCTCGGCTCCGGCCAAGCCGTGGACGCCGCCCTGTCCGATTCGCAGCTGGGCAAGGCCTTGGAGGAGGCGCGGGGGCTAGCGTCCCAGAAGAAGTTCGTGGAGGCGGTCACCACCCTTCAGGACGCTCTGCGTCAGGCCCGTTCGGGCCGGGAGCGCTTCGACGGCCTCATCGCCGTGGCCACTACGCTCTCCCAGTCCGGCCGGGCCGATCTGGCCGGGCCGAATATCGATGAATTGTTGGGGCTTATCGACCAATACAGACTGGAGCAGTGGGAGCCGGACACGGCCCTGCGAGGGCTCTTGGCCGCCTACGACGTGCTGTCCCTGGACGGCGACAACGAGGGGAAGGTCCGCACGCGCCAGGTGCTCTCGCGCATTGCGCGCATCAATCCGGCCGCGGCCATGCGGGTGAGCGGGTAG
- a CDS encoding YegP family protein, protein MPGKITIVASDQELYRFRYQSQSGESILEGAPRPSKSRALEDADAFRRGVSEDGRYHVSRDLNGRFYFHFLGECGEELAVSAAYPTPEGLGQAIALLKACAPKAALDDRA, encoded by the coding sequence ATGCCAGGAAAGATCACCATCGTCGCTTCAGATCAGGAACTCTACCGCTTCCGCTACCAGAGCCAGTCCGGGGAAAGCATTCTGGAGGGGGCACCGCGGCCGTCCAAGAGCCGCGCCCTGGAAGACGCCGACGCCTTCCGGCGCGGCGTGTCGGAAGACGGCCGCTACCACGTCTCCCGGGACCTCAACGGCCGATTCTATTTTCATTTTCTTGGCGAATGCGGGGAAGAACTGGCCGTGAGCGCGGCCTACCCCACCCCGGAAGGGCTCGGACAGGCCATAGCGCTGCTCAAGGCATGCGCCCCGAAGGCCGCGCTGGACGACCGGGCCTGA
- the dnaE gene encoding DNA polymerase III subunit alpha — protein MADFVHLHCHTEYSLLDGAIRIGDLIKRAKEFGCPAAAITDHGNMHGALVFYEYCLKAGIKPIVGCEVYVAKGDRKSKDARSPRDAGYHLVLLAQNLTGFRNLLKLSTEGYLTGFHYKPRVDKALLAAHNEGIIALSACLKGEIHQALLKEGMDAGREMARQYMSLFPDRLYLELQANDLPEQAQLNKLVIELADEIKLPLVATNDCHYLNADDASAHDVLLCIQTQAQVDDVKRMRFTTQELYYRSPEEMAASFPGLSQALANTCEIAERVNLELDLKTYHFPVYEVAPGKSLDDEMADMARDGLKARLAVMNLSPEEEKKYWDRLDYELDVITKMGFPGYFLIVQDFINWAKRQGIPVGPGRGSAAGSIVAWALRITNLDPLPYDLLFERFLNIERISMPDIDVDFCERRRTEVIRYVSEKYGRDSVAQITTFGTMKAKAVVRDVGRALGMSYGETDRIAKLIPEDLKMTIDKALNMEPELSVLVEQDPKIARLIDVSRRLEGLSRHASTHAAGVVISDLPMTEYVPLYQGKNQEIVTQWDMKRVEKIGLVKFDFLGLKTMTVIQDALEIIRGMGQEPPDLDSLPLTDRDTYDLFSRGDTDGIFQVESDGMRKYLRQLKPNCFEDIIAMLALYRPGPLGSGMVQEFIDRKHGIVEVKYPHPDLEPVLKPTYGVIVYQEQVMQIAQVLSGYSLGEGDLLRRAMGKKIAEEMAKQRTRFLEGTRKKAIPDDQANEIFDLMEKFAEYGFNKSHSAAYALISYHTAYLKTHFPLAFMAALITSDIENQDKVLKYISDCSDKDLEVLPPDVNLSMRHFSVKDDRIVYGLAGIKNVGAEAINEIVREREENGPYESLLDLTSRVNLRKVTKRVLEFCIKAGAMDSFGLPRAALAAGLDKVVSQGQKRAEDKNSGQLSLMSLAPAPKSKSTGLGLNCEEATVPEWPHEELMAREKEALGFYLTSHPLKVYARDIRRMGIKTLSECKGYAPDCEVKVAAVITTKKEHITKKGSKMAFCGLEDIAGDGEAIFFPEAYASCRELLEGDQPLLITAKIGKDRDAEEGGDHPVKLKLMVESARSLSEAVAAGDEPIEVRVEARSCRTLAGLKEIFNKYPGPAKIRLRLVYDDLECLTGLADEISVGPCPEFWQAVDDCLAEAAKATA, from the coding sequence ATGGCAGACTTCGTACACCTTCATTGCCACACGGAATATTCCCTGCTCGACGGGGCCATCCGCATCGGGGACCTGATCAAGCGGGCCAAGGAATTCGGCTGTCCGGCGGCGGCCATCACCGACCACGGCAACATGCACGGGGCCCTGGTCTTCTACGAGTACTGCCTCAAGGCCGGGATCAAGCCCATCGTGGGCTGCGAGGTCTACGTGGCCAAGGGGGACAGAAAAAGCAAGGACGCCCGCTCCCCCCGAGACGCGGGCTACCACCTGGTCCTGCTGGCTCAGAACCTCACGGGCTTTCGAAACCTGCTCAAGCTCTCCACGGAGGGCTACCTCACCGGCTTTCATTACAAGCCCCGCGTGGACAAGGCCCTGCTTGCCGCCCACAACGAGGGCATCATCGCCCTGTCGGCCTGCCTGAAGGGCGAGATCCACCAGGCCCTGCTCAAGGAGGGCATGGACGCCGGGCGCGAGATGGCCCGGCAGTACATGTCGCTTTTTCCCGACCGGCTCTACCTGGAGCTTCAGGCCAACGACCTGCCCGAGCAGGCCCAGCTCAACAAGCTGGTGATCGAGCTGGCGGACGAGATCAAGCTGCCCCTGGTGGCCACCAACGACTGCCACTACCTGAACGCCGACGACGCCTCGGCCCACGACGTGCTCCTGTGCATCCAGACCCAGGCCCAGGTGGACGACGTCAAGCGCATGCGCTTCACCACCCAGGAGCTCTACTACCGCTCGCCCGAGGAGATGGCCGCCTCCTTCCCCGGGCTGTCCCAGGCCCTGGCCAACACCTGCGAGATCGCCGAACGCGTCAACCTGGAGCTGGACCTCAAGACCTACCATTTCCCGGTCTACGAGGTGGCCCCGGGCAAGTCCCTGGACGACGAGATGGCGGACATGGCCCGCGACGGCCTCAAGGCCCGCCTGGCGGTCATGAACCTCTCCCCCGAGGAGGAGAAGAAGTACTGGGACCGCCTGGACTACGAGCTGGACGTCATCACCAAGATGGGCTTCCCCGGCTACTTCCTCATCGTGCAGGACTTCATCAACTGGGCCAAGCGCCAGGGCATCCCCGTGGGTCCCGGACGCGGAAGCGCGGCCGGGTCCATCGTGGCCTGGGCGCTGCGCATCACCAACCTGGACCCGTTGCCCTACGACCTTCTCTTCGAGCGCTTTCTCAATATCGAGCGCATCTCCATGCCCGATATCGACGTGGACTTCTGCGAACGCCGCCGCACCGAGGTGATCCGCTACGTCTCGGAGAAGTACGGGCGCGACTCGGTGGCCCAGATCACCACCTTCGGCACCATGAAGGCCAAGGCCGTGGTGCGCGACGTGGGCCGGGCCCTGGGCATGAGCTACGGCGAAACCGACCGCATCGCCAAGCTCATCCCCGAAGACCTGAAGATGACCATCGACAAGGCCCTGAACATGGAGCCGGAGCTGTCCGTGCTCGTGGAGCAGGACCCCAAGATCGCCCGGCTCATCGACGTGTCGCGCCGTCTGGAGGGCCTGTCCCGGCACGCCTCCACCCACGCGGCGGGTGTGGTCATCTCCGACCTGCCCATGACCGAGTACGTGCCGCTCTACCAGGGCAAGAACCAGGAAATCGTCACCCAGTGGGACATGAAGCGGGTGGAGAAGATCGGCCTGGTCAAGTTCGACTTCCTGGGGCTTAAGACCATGACCGTGATCCAGGACGCCCTGGAGATCATCCGGGGCATGGGCCAGGAGCCGCCGGACCTGGACAGCCTGCCCCTCACCGACAGGGACACCTACGACCTCTTCTCGCGCGGCGATACCGACGGCATCTTCCAGGTGGAATCCGACGGCATGCGCAAGTACCTGCGCCAGCTCAAGCCCAACTGCTTCGAGGACATCATCGCCATGCTGGCCCTGTACCGCCCCGGCCCCCTGGGCTCGGGCATGGTGCAGGAGTTCATCGACCGCAAGCACGGCATCGTCGAGGTCAAATACCCCCACCCGGACCTGGAGCCGGTGCTCAAGCCCACCTACGGCGTCATCGTGTACCAGGAACAGGTCATGCAGATCGCCCAGGTGCTCTCGGGGTACTCCCTGGGCGAGGGTGACCTGCTGCGCCGGGCAATGGGCAAGAAGATCGCCGAGGAGATGGCCAAGCAGCGCACCCGGTTCCTGGAGGGCACGCGCAAGAAGGCCATCCCCGACGACCAGGCCAACGAAATCTTCGACTTGATGGAGAAGTTCGCCGAATACGGGTTCAACAAGTCCCACTCGGCGGCCTACGCGCTCATCTCCTACCATACGGCGTACCTGAAGACCCACTTCCCCCTGGCGTTCATGGCCGCGCTGATCACGAGCGACATTGAAAACCAGGACAAGGTCCTCAAATACATCTCCGACTGCTCGGACAAGGACCTGGAGGTCCTGCCCCCGGACGTGAACCTGTCCATGCGCCACTTCAGCGTCAAGGACGACAGGATCGTCTACGGCCTGGCCGGCATCAAGAACGTGGGCGCGGAAGCCATCAACGAGATCGTGCGCGAGCGCGAGGAGAACGGCCCCTACGAGAGCCTTTTGGACCTGACCTCCCGGGTGAACCTGCGCAAGGTGACCAAGCGGGTGCTGGAGTTCTGCATCAAGGCCGGGGCCATGGACTCCTTCGGCCTGCCGCGCGCCGCCCTGGCCGCGGGGCTGGACAAGGTGGTGTCCCAGGGCCAGAAACGCGCCGAGGACAAGAACTCCGGCCAGCTCTCCCTCATGAGCCTAGCGCCGGCCCCCAAGAGCAAGAGCACGGGACTTGGCCTCAACTGCGAGGAGGCCACCGTGCCCGAGTGGCCCCACGAGGAGCTCATGGCCCGCGAGAAGGAGGCCCTGGGCTTCTACCTCACCAGCCACCCCCTCAAGGTCTACGCCCGCGACATCCGGCGCATGGGCATCAAGACCCTCTCCGAGTGCAAGGGCTACGCCCCGGACTGCGAGGTCAAGGTGGCCGCGGTCATCACCACCAAGAAGGAGCACATCACCAAGAAGGGCTCCAAGATGGCCTTCTGCGGCCTGGAGGACATCGCGGGCGACGGCGAGGCCATCTTCTTCCCCGAGGCGTACGCCAGCTGCCGGGAATTGCTGGAAGGGGACCAGCCGCTTCTGATCACGGCCAAGATCGGCAAGGACCGCGACGCCGAGGAAGGCGGAGACCATCCGGTGAAGCTCAAGCTGATGGTGGAGTCGGCGCGTTCGCTCTCCGAGGCCGTGGCCGCCGGGGACGAGCCCATCGAGGTGCGCGTGGAGGCCCGCTCCTGCCGCACCCTTGCGGGACTCAAGGAAATCTTTAATAAGTATCCAGGCCCGGCCAAGATACGGCTGCGCCTTGTGTACGACGACCTGGAATGCCTGACGGGGCTCGCCGACGAGATTTCGGTGGGGCCGTGCCCGGAATTCTGGCAAGCCGTGGACGACTGCCTGGCCGAGGCGGCCAAGGCAACGGCCTAA
- the queD gene encoding 6-carboxytetrahydropterin synthase QueD produces MTTKTASDRQPMRRGLFRLTVTDDFSSAHCLRNYKGPCEALHGHNFVVEAVFEGDRLTQDTEMLMDFKELKGFLKQVLDKLDHTHLNNVPYFQRRNPTAENLARYIYWELGRLLEGQPAQVHEVSVFEKATSKATYFEVP; encoded by the coding sequence GTGACGACCAAGACCGCTTCCGATCGCCAGCCCATGCGCAGGGGCCTGTTCCGGCTCACGGTGACGGACGATTTTTCCTCCGCGCACTGCCTGCGCAACTACAAGGGGCCCTGCGAGGCCCTGCACGGGCACAACTTCGTGGTGGAGGCCGTGTTCGAGGGCGACCGCCTGACCCAGGACACGGAAATGCTCATGGACTTCAAGGAGCTCAAGGGATTCCTCAAGCAGGTGCTGGACAAGCTGGACCACACCCACCTGAACAACGTGCCCTATTTCCAGCGGCGAAACCCCACCGCCGAGAACCTGGCCCGCTACATCTACTGGGAGCTGGGCAGGCTCCTGGAAGGCCAGCCCGCCCAGGTCCACGAGGTGAGCGTGTTCGAGAAGGCCACCAGCAAGGCCACCTATTTCGAGGTTCCGTGA
- the dtd gene encoding D-aminoacyl-tRNA deacylase has product MRLLVQRVKRASVDVADERVAQVGPGFLVLAGFGPDDGPGAPDAAWWRTMVEKLPKLRVFPDEAGKMNLSLADFGGEVLAVSQFTLYADCRKGLRPSFSRAAGPGVASALFDRLCDDLESLLPGRVRRGVFGADMAVELVNWGPVTIMLDSRDFS; this is encoded by the coding sequence GTGAGGCTTCTCGTCCAGCGGGTGAAAAGGGCTTCGGTGGACGTGGCCGATGAGCGCGTGGCCCAAGTCGGCCCGGGTTTTCTCGTGCTGGCGGGATTCGGGCCGGACGACGGCCCGGGCGCGCCGGACGCCGCATGGTGGCGGACCATGGTGGAAAAGCTCCCCAAACTGCGGGTGTTCCCCGACGAGGCGGGCAAGATGAACCTGAGCCTGGCCGACTTCGGAGGCGAGGTGCTGGCCGTCTCCCAGTTCACCCTCTACGCGGACTGCCGCAAGGGGCTTCGCCCCTCGTTCTCGCGCGCGGCCGGCCCGGGCGTGGCCAGCGCCCTCTTCGACAGGCTCTGCGACGACCTCGAGTCCCTGCTTCCCGGCAGGGTCCGGCGGGGCGTGTTCGGGGCGGACATGGCCGTGGAACTGGTGAACTGGGGGCCCGTCACCATCATGCTCGACAGCCGGGATTTCTCCTGA
- a CDS encoding ATP-binding SpoIIE family protein phosphatase, with translation MASPENSIRVLLVDDSKTVIRLLTYILGQQYVLQTAEDGQEAIEAHAAFKPDIIILDMNMPMKSGLEVMQHIRGVVQDHEVQIIVLTAQDTNAFKARAFAAGANDFLGKPFDREELLARVGAAARQVHLTRRLRQAYERISREIDLVAGLQKRLLPDCSPILGETNVECFYRPSGRASGDYYDFFTLPDGNIRAVMADVSGHGARAAFLMAVVRTLVRISQTHYLSLAETLSLASHHLLSSIGDEPDFVTLAAADIDPDEGVLTYANAGHCPPLLWSGGKAQWLEPTGSVLGFFDQEFKTRTVRFTKPAGLFLYTDGWYEWRNLDREIFGLESFKDLAESLLAKDRFSLSTLLENLSGERAGPVFTDDVTALWVSVGSPLTRVFSAISSPGASRSLARQAVGALDAFVSDPDILHDLDIVLTEACANVTRHAYDGGEGPVEVRLRLHPGASVELEVADWGKGFGDKVNFENAAPESECGRGMFIICKLSDSCELKRRGRENVLRVVKRIRKDLWKI, from the coding sequence ATGGCTTCCCCCGAGAACAGCATCCGCGTCCTTCTGGTGGACGACTCCAAGACGGTCATCCGCCTGCTCACCTACATCCTTGGGCAGCAGTACGTGCTCCAGACCGCCGAGGACGGCCAGGAGGCCATCGAGGCCCACGCCGCCTTCAAGCCCGACATCATCATCCTGGACATGAACATGCCCATGAAGTCGGGGCTGGAGGTGATGCAGCACATCCGGGGCGTGGTGCAGGACCACGAGGTGCAGATCATCGTGCTCACCGCCCAGGACACCAATGCCTTCAAGGCCCGGGCCTTCGCCGCCGGGGCCAACGACTTTCTGGGCAAGCCCTTCGACCGCGAGGAGCTGCTGGCCCGGGTGGGAGCGGCCGCGCGGCAGGTGCACCTGACCCGCAGGCTCCGGCAGGCCTACGAGCGCATCAGCCGCGAGATCGACCTGGTGGCGGGATTGCAGAAGCGCCTGCTGCCGGACTGCTCGCCGATCCTGGGCGAGACCAACGTGGAGTGCTTCTACCGCCCTTCCGGACGGGCCAGCGGCGACTACTACGACTTCTTCACCCTGCCCGACGGCAACATCCGCGCGGTCATGGCCGACGTGTCCGGCCACGGGGCCAGGGCGGCCTTCCTCATGGCCGTGGTGCGCACCCTGGTGCGCATCTCCCAGACGCACTACCTCTCCCTGGCCGAGACCCTTTCCCTGGCCAGCCACCACCTTTTGTCCTCCATCGGCGACGAGCCCGACTTCGTGACCCTGGCCGCCGCCGACATCGACCCCGACGAGGGCGTCCTGACCTACGCCAACGCCGGGCACTGCCCGCCGCTTCTGTGGTCCGGCGGCAAGGCCCAGTGGCTCGAGCCCACGGGGTCGGTGCTGGGGTTCTTCGACCAGGAGTTCAAGACCAGGACCGTGCGCTTCACCAAGCCGGCCGGGCTCTTCCTCTACACCGACGGCTGGTACGAGTGGCGCAACCTGGACCGGGAGATCTTCGGCCTGGAGAGCTTCAAGGATCTGGCCGAATCGCTTCTGGCCAAGGACCGCTTCTCCTTGAGCACGCTTCTGGAGAACCTGAGCGGCGAGAGGGCCGGGCCGGTTTTCACCGATGACGTCACCGCCCTGTGGGTGAGCGTGGGCAGTCCTCTCACCCGGGTGTTCAGCGCCATTTCCAGCCCCGGGGCCAGCCGCTCGCTGGCCAGACAGGCGGTGGGAGCCCTGGACGCGTTCGTGTCCGACCCGGACATCCTCCACGATCTGGACATCGTGCTCACCGAGGCTTGCGCCAACGTCACCCGCCACGCCTACGACGGCGGCGAGGGGCCGGTTGAGGTGCGCCTACGCCTGCATCCGGGCGCATCCGTGGAGCTGGAGGTGGCGGACTGGGGCAAGGGCTTCGGCGACAAGGTGAACTTCGAGAACGCGGCTCCGGAGTCCGAGTGCGGCCGGGGCATGTTCATCATCTGCAAGCTTTCGGATTCGTGTGAACTCAAACGCCGCGGCAGGGAGAACGTCCTGCGCGTGGTCAAACGCATCAGGAAGGACCTGTGGAAAATCTGA
- a CDS encoding STAS domain-containing protein has product MENLTWIHKGGALVARYSGEITMDITQDFKREMERALEEDKSATLVLDLSDVSFMDSSGIGFLVACNTRLQASGRVLVLFAPSPQVRKTLGLVQLLEFFKVAESEQELDALSGR; this is encoded by the coding sequence GTGGAAAATCTGACCTGGATTCACAAGGGCGGCGCTCTCGTTGCGAGGTATTCCGGTGAGATCACCATGGATATCACCCAGGACTTCAAACGCGAGATGGAACGGGCTCTGGAGGAGGACAAGTCCGCCACCCTGGTGCTGGACCTCTCCGACGTGAGCTTCATGGACTCCTCGGGCATCGGCTTTCTGGTGGCCTGCAACACCAGGCTCCAGGCGTCGGGCCGGGTGCTGGTGCTCTTCGCACCGAGCCCCCAGGTGAGGAAAACCCTGGGGCTGGTGCAGCTGCTGGAGTTCTTCAAGGTGGCCGAGTCCGAGCAGGAGCTGGACGCCCTCTCCGGCAGGTGA
- a CDS encoding CgeB family protein, translating to MPESPRVLLVTSRFFLLGEVMNAFDRMGVGYRYLDTGGDELELEGYLKTLIGLIKEFRPHFALTVNHLGVDHEGVLTGILSRLDIPLASWFVDNPALALALYSNPAAKRTAVFTWDADNLDPLRRGGFDNVFYLPLATDERRFAPPASPAPTDHPWRARVSFVGNSMVIKTAKRLEYAAPGPRLLAATGQIAAAFGEHPEWSVRTFMAGHFPHLMEDFAALNTPQRQLAYETAVIWESTRQYRAACLSQLMDFSPLIAGDEGWLATFPDKNVRWRRIAELAYYDQLPGFYPLSDINFNCTSLQMKGAVNQRVFDVPACGAFLLTDHRAQMERLFEPGREVAVYGDPAEIPELVRHYLAHPEERARIAAAARQRVLAEHTYVRRMGQLLDVVGDTFGLFS from the coding sequence ATGCCTGAATCGCCGAGGGTGCTTCTCGTCACCAGCCGGTTCTTCCTGCTGGGCGAGGTCATGAACGCCTTCGACCGCATGGGGGTCGGCTACCGCTACCTGGACACCGGCGGGGACGAGCTGGAACTCGAGGGGTACCTCAAGACCCTCATCGGCCTCATCAAGGAGTTCCGCCCCCATTTCGCGCTCACGGTCAACCACTTGGGCGTGGACCACGAGGGGGTGCTCACCGGTATTCTGTCGCGCCTGGACATCCCCCTGGCCTCCTGGTTCGTGGACAACCCGGCCCTGGCCCTGGCCCTGTATTCCAACCCGGCCGCCAAGCGCACGGCGGTGTTCACCTGGGACGCCGACAACCTGGACCCTTTGCGCCGGGGGGGCTTCGACAACGTCTTCTACCTTCCCCTGGCCACCGACGAGCGCCGCTTCGCCCCGCCCGCAAGCCCGGCTCCCACGGACCATCCCTGGCGGGCGCGCGTGAGCTTCGTGGGCAACTCCATGGTCATCAAGACCGCCAAGCGCCTGGAATACGCCGCGCCCGGCCCGCGCCTGCTGGCGGCAACCGGCCAGATCGCGGCGGCATTCGGCGAGCACCCCGAATGGAGCGTGCGCACCTTCATGGCCGGACACTTCCCGCACCTGATGGAGGATTTCGCGGCCCTTAACACGCCGCAGCGCCAACTGGCCTACGAGACGGCTGTCATTTGGGAGTCCACCCGCCAATACCGGGCGGCCTGCCTTTCGCAACTTATGGATTTTTCCCCGCTCATCGCCGGTGACGAGGGCTGGCTGGCCACCTTCCCGGACAAGAACGTCCGTTGGCGCAGGATCGCGGAGCTGGCCTACTATGACCAGCTCCCGGGCTTTTATCCGCTCTCGGACATCAACTTCAACTGCACCAGCCTGCAGATGAAGGGCGCAGTGAACCAGCGGGTGTTCGACGTTCCCGCCTGCGGGGCGTTCCTGCTCACGGACCATCGCGCCCAGATGGAACGACTCTTCGAGCCCGGCCGGGAGGTGGCCGTGTACGGCGATCCCGCCGAGATTCCGGAACTGGTCCGCCACTACCTGGCCCATCCGGAAGAGCGCGCCAGAATCGCCGCCGCGGCGCGCCAGCGGGTACTGGCCGAGCACACCTACGTGAGGCGCATGGGGCAGCTTTTGGACGTCGTGGGCGACACGTTCGGGCTCTTTTCCTAA